The DNA sequence gcggccagcatggatccagaaaagcctgcgcatccgcgcagtctggtcaggatccatgctgttcgctttcaaagtctattgcaattagagaaaccgttagcgaacagaatggatcctgaccagactgcggatgtgcaggctggcctggatccatgctggtcgcaaagctattatgttgattttcccatggtgCGGTTCAAATAGTATATGTTATCTATCAttcctgtaaatttatataatagtTGTAATAATCACAATATATTACTAAACGACAACCGAAgaatttttaacctttaccctgctatatttctaaaatggaccggtttatcattcaatttgggcagtaccacttactattctagtgggtgttcagtgaaaatttactctgactgaatagcgaacagtgcacgGATTttcaagctgatcttggtctgccctGGTTGCAAAGGTAAAACCACTTGCAGCCCGCAGGCTAAAGATATGAAGTTTGATCTCTCGCTGTCCTGTCtcgaaatgtaaaatatattttaaataggtTGTAAATACTCTAAATATTGCAAATGAGAACTTTTAGTTACCTGTTATGGCGCTGTTTTCATTCGGAATCAGAACTGTCAAAACGTTGTGAACATTCCTTGGGTAAAATCCTTCAATGTCTGGTCCCGGGGCGGATCTTTTGAATATGTCGCCTACTTCTCTCTTTCTGGAACCTGCACATTGGgtctgaaagaaaatgtttagttTTACCATACGCCTAACGTCATATTTCAGCTTTAACGGTGTGGTAGCGTAAACGCTTAGCTGTGCAAGCATTTTAGACATGGACAGGTAgaagaaaaatagaataaatattcTAGAAGGAAGGTAGCTCCTCCAATTAGAATTTGATCCATGACGACCATGCCCACACCTGTTCTACTTCCTTATGAATTGGTTAGCCTTGAAGTAGAAGTCGTATAGTTATTCATACGCATAAGTGACGAGCATTGTGTCTACTTGAAACTGATTCACGAGAAACGAAGCCTGGTTGCAACAGGATAGTGACCATCTAAAGATCCTTTAACTTGCTTTTAATCTATATAATTGTGAAATAGtcacattaaggtagttctgcacgtttgataaaccggaagtgatggcgtaacgccatttttctggaaaacgtagaataaagactggattcggcgtacggaacagaaaatcattttatgaattaattgcaacctttgagtaaatttattacaatggcactgttgctatattgtaaagtcaaaatatgatattaaaacatatcactcgttaaataattcaaaataacgtcttaaaattagcgtgaaatgtccggtttactttaatcacggtcaaatatctcaaaaataagcacacggacctatatattttatttcatcaaattataggccatgtctttatttacaactgtgagaagtttcatcaaaatctacattgtagaaaaatttctattcgcgaaaatgttatgaaagttatgattttcccatagactcccattatgaaatattgcgtgaggtccctatttttcaaatcagtctagcaaaaaatcaagcacacgaccctatattttttatttgcttaattttctaggtatattctgaagttttgaaaaatcactgtttaatcatattctacattgtagaaataatttcgatccaaacgtgcagaactaccttaaataaggGTAATAAGGTGGTTATCTTTCTGTGCTACATGAATGTTACTACCGCACATGGAAGGACATACTGAATTTTGGATATACTAAATTAGTAGTTTTCGTAGCCTGTCCAGTATTATTTCAGTGACAATGAATGCAGGTTATTTCAATAGTAAAAAGGAGTCCTTTTGGCAAGGATGcaagaatttgttttgtttttgggtttaacgccgtttttcaacagtatttcagtcatgtaacggcgggcagttaacctgaccagtgttcctggattctgtaccagtacaaacctgtcctccgcaagtaactgccaacttccccacatgaatcagaggtggaggactaatgatttcagacacaatgtcgtttatcaaatagtcacggagaacatacgcccagcccgaggatcgaactcacgaccccgcgatccgtagacagacgctctacctactgagctaagcgggcgggttaaggATGCAAGAAACGAATGTTCTAAATAGAGGTTTGATTAAATAAAACGTCTGGAAATTGAAAGAATTAAAAAGTTCATGAGTTTGTCGATGTGGTTTGACAATACGCGCCGTAATTTATGAATGACAAATTGCAACACGAGCTCCGCGTATTTAATGAATAACAATAGTTATAGCTTATTAAATTTGTATCGGGAAATAATTATTCACaagttctgcagcagaaatacTGCGCGAGTTTAGGAGCGCATTATTCTTCCGCTAAGGAACGAGTGCATACATCCCGATGAAAGAtgcctttttattacatacttatctacacgtataaatgtaatgtaaatataaagaatTCAAAACCTTAATAAGATttacaatactgaactaaaaGAATAAATGCAACATTACGCACCCGTTTCTGGTAAAATTGCAACTTAACGGGAAATAGAAACAAGTATGAAATCATACATTGTAGCAAGAACGAGACCTGTTTAAAGTCTTCAAGTGTATGTcccaatatgaaaaataaaactgtcattaATAATTCGTCATCTCTTTCTAAAAATGAAACGTATTTTATATTTCGTAAATTCACGCATCGACGGgaacaaaaatctttttcttaCGTCGCACTGGGTTGAGCCGCTAGGACAGACCTTCAGGTCGCATGTCAAGAAAACTTGGTCGTTACTGTAGAACTTGAAAGCATCAATTATTGCAGACGCTGTTCCATTACCATTGTCTGTAAAATTGCTGATAAGTTCAGTGCTTACATGGCAtctgtaaaacaaattaacttaaTGTTCTCATGTATACacgttattttttattatagcaaTTTGTACAGTAAGTGACTATAGAATCAAATTTAGCTACGATTTcttaaaaccatttttaataaAGCATTTTTCGCTGAACAACCTGTAAAGAAGCGTTCATGTCATAGaccacaaaataaaattaatgaaagtaAATAGAAGACGTGCTTGATGCTTTCCGGAGGAGCTATTTGTCCAATATGAACATGCAGatttatgtaatcaaattctaAGTTCATTTTATGGTATCTGAAATTATTTCACGAGCAAAAACTTATATTGACCATTTAGTAACGTTGCTGTTTCTATCATGCATCACAGCATTTTTATCCTTCCGAAAGCTGCATGTCTGACAGTATTTTCACGTGTGTTTGCTGGTGTAGGAAAAGTTGTCTACATCCTTCTAAACGGTTACCTTTAAGCCAAATATTTCAATCCGCATCTCCAGTGACAGATTAGCACACATAACTAGTCCTTTTAAGGACGGTTGCGACAGTTTTGGGCAAAACAAATCCCAATTtgctcaaactttgtatatgaacacaatGTTATGTCAGAAAAAGGCTTACAAAACActggtcaccatgcttgttcaggcGTAATCTGCCATAGAATAtggaaatttgaagaaaaatctagttttaagggcagataactcttcaACAAGCACGGTGGTGTACGACtgcttttgcatttttttgtttctaacatgaaactttgttcatatacaaagttagAACGAATTCCATTTTTTGGGAAATGTTTGCTGCGTCTTTCATACAAGAAGCGGCAGCAAGTGTCCTTCACCTTTGCGGACTGTATATTGTTCCTCAATACTTCAATGAGACTGCAAAGGATCAATTGAAATGCATATGACCCTTAAAAAGGTCACTTAAATCTGATCAAGGTTGTTCAAAACGTCAATTCATATAGATTGAATATTTAAAGCTTCTAGTTCGTGACCAAGAAAATGAAAGCaagaaattgaaaacatttaCCCTCCGATAGATATGAGGTCGACTTTATCCACAGCATCATAGCTTGTTCCAGGACTGGCTGTGCATTCGGTAACTTCTAGCGTGTACTGCACTGTAATACAAACGATATATCCCACAGGTAATGCCACAATTCAGTTTGGAACTAGATGTATGTCTTTAGGACATTAATGCCGCCATTTGTTACTGTTCTTGGTTTCACGACTCTTGTATGTTGAGATATAAACTTTTAAGGTTATTGTAAAGTATTCTGAAACCTCCATTCGGGTGAATTTGTATAGGGTTCGGTTAGAATATACCAAGCTGTTCATAATAAGTAGGAAAAAGTTTGAAGACTTATGTTTCAAAAATAATCTATATTTCATTAGATAAAACAGCTcctcatctttcaaaatatataattaactttcaaaatatagttCATGTTTAGCGATTTGTGAGTCTTCCCCATTAAACAggactttctaaaaatagaatggaaaTTTGTTGTTCCTTTCAAACCTTAAATACGttgcaataaatatttgttacttatttataaacctgaacccatatagtaaaacagttattgactcttggGCCATTGGATGTCGTGTGATATTCTCCGGAAGAGGAAATATTGGTGATATTgccctcttccggtgaatatcatatcatatccaatggctcaagagtcgaTGACTGTATATTATACAAGTGAATATTTTTTTGCAGGAAAATCTGGTCCTGTACGAATGGTATCACTAATAAACCAACAAAGAAGACCGTACCTGGGAAACTGATTGTCCAGATGATTTGATCCCCGACAGTTACATAGTAACTGCTGAGAGCTGACGTTATATTGTAAGATGGATCAACAGACTGCGTCTCACCAATGGTCAAGCTATAgataaaatgtgtttgaataaatttaaatttgagtatttttaatattcaatttcaatttttaatttgaattacaTAACAGATATAATGGCCCTATTATGTACGATAAAAAACCAAAGGAAAACTACCGCTTATCTATGTTAgtgttaaatttaaatttaaacacgttttatgttaaaatagcgTTAACacacatttgttttctgttaaaaactTCTGTAGAATCTGCAGTTTGTAATACGAATAAAACAAAAGCATGTATTATTATTCCAACAATACACGATACCGTATGTTGTGTAATAGGGTGTTGTAAAAGAGTATTTACAATTTTATCCAGTATATTTCAAGACGTGAAAACGTTGCATGCATGCaaaatatactcagcgtcactgaaaagttaccaccacCTTATTGACCCTTATATTCTGAAAACCGCAATAAACTGTGTTAAAAGCACAACGCGATGAGGTTCCGTTTGTTATCAGTTTGGTTGGTAAATTTGGCCAGGATACCCTCCCATAATGTACCTGCATCATTGATAACAATGAATTTTTCAAGAGCTTAGTTCATCCTCGCGTTTGGCTTACGTTTCCATCACTATCTTAAAATTAATGATTTGTATTCAAGGACTTGAAATAAGGAATATCCTTACTTGGCTGAAAATATTTCACTGACGTTATGTACGTTTCCTGTGAGTGGGATCTCGTTGCACGTAACTTTCACTGCCACCACGTACTTTCCCCCATGTAACGAATATGCCTCCATACCAGAATAGGAACCGTACGTGAGTAAAATTTCTGAATCCTGAATAAGTGAAAAATACAAGCGGATGAATCAATCTCtaaaagccctgctccgcggatattcaaattcttttatgtatatgcaacccatgattacaactAGTAAGaattaacggccacgcgccacactatttcatagttcatagtcaggattttcatgctttttcagtgacaatttaaggttgtaaggtaggactggagcaggtctttaaggtagttctgcatgacTGATAGTCCAGAAGTAACGTTATGACGGCATTtagaaaacacacaaaaaaaacgtagAGTAAAGCCTGAACACTGCAtatagaaatgaaaatcatttaattaatCAACGGCCGCGTTCGTCAACGCTCTAGGAATAACTTCGATGAGCTTCCCTAATGTAGTTCCGGAATATAAATTACCAGTTGTTCACTATGTATAGTACACGTTTTCCGAAATGCGCATTTTAGGttagaaatgcgcgattgaaatgagTAAGTACATTTTCACGTCCATGACCACGGTTCTTAACGTATACCTAGGACTAGGGTATAACATGTagagtatttttttctttcctcGGTCTGGTGCCAGACGCATTACTCAAGTACTTTTAGTGCACGAGTTGATGCGGGATTGTGGTTTAAACtgatatatgtatacatatatacatgtaatagtttacagttttaatttttagaTACTCAAAAAGGTACATCTGGTTGGTTTTCGgccaaacttttttttctgaaaatgtcattTGTGTTCACACTGAGTGCTTTGGAAATACATCAAACCGGATGATTTATATCAAGAAGGCATTGCAAAAAGTAGTTTGTCCAATTTTGAAGGTCAAAAGACAATTTTTCGTGTTTTCTCAAATAGTTCAGCTAAGCTTCTAAACAACTACCTTTTCGTCCAAATGTATACGTGATAAAATTATTTCTTCTACATTCCGAATATTGCTATGTACTGGATTTAGGAAATTATTCTGTACAAAACCCGCCTACACACTTTACAGAAAAACAATCTACATGTTAAACTAAGCAGTATTTATTCAACAATAGAATCAATACACTTTACCTCTTAATGATTACAATTCTTGTCAAATCGGCTTTAGTATCGGGCTATAAATTATGTTAACAACTTATAAAATGTTTaagaataaatttcaaaacattatcaAAAAACAGGATATTTTGCATACATTGGTAGTTCTGCGATGCATAAAATATGGAAAGAAAGATAGAACATTCTTTATTGgctattttaaattcaaatttaaagtcAACAAATGAGTAAAATTTCCGAAAGTTCTGTTTGGGAACTGTCAGataagctttaaaactgtaaacgcATTTAGAAAAAAAGATCTTACTTTTGCACAGCCCGAGATTGTAATCGATTGAGCTCCTGTGCTCGTTACATTGCACTGTGTGGAATTCTGCATGGCGTAATAGTAAGAATTCGGAGGAAAACCGGAAATATGAACCTCGTTGTTCGAAGTGCAGTCGtaagctgaaaaaaaatgtataaagcatatgtaataatcaaaatataaaatgtacaattggCAACAGCTTTATCAAGGCAGTTAGTTGCAACATAGTTTCAGTGGTAGCTTAAGTATGCAGAACGAGTGTTAAAAACTAAACATTTTCCGCTTCCGAAGAACAAGAAATGTTGACTATTTTTATAACTGAACGAAACttctactcccgcacgataatttaaacgacgaTTTTAGtaccatattttttttactgaaaattgacGTCACAGTGACAAATGACAGAATAAGCCTGTGATGTAAAGATGATCATTGCAATGTAGTGTACACAGAAATGCAACATCTTTCTTGTAGCTATAGTATGAACtgctgaaaaaatatgaaaatctgactacaaacaaaaaatatatgacaatttaAATATCACTGGAATGAAACGGCAGCCATATTGGGCACTGTGACGTCATTCTTTCCTTATGTTGGCATTAccaaatatgaaatttatggCAAAATTATGTTGAATACAATAATTTATGACGGAGCTTAAATTCAAGATATACACTTTCACACAGAACTAAGATTCACATTATGCATTCAAAATATGATTCTCTTTAGTTATTTAACgatttatgatataaaaaaatgatGATGACGTCACTGTGCCCAAAACCAATATTTTTAGCGGCTGAAGACATTCACAAACAAATGACTACATTCATTTGCTTCTAATCCGCACCCTTTaatgaattattaattattatttccCTCTGCAACATAATACAACCAAGCGAGGTTTAGATAAGCGGTTGTGGGCATTTCAATCTTTTTATGGACCTCTAAATCAATTACGTGCAAGAATTGTCTTTCGTGTGGTTATTTCTTCTGCAAACCTGTGTCTGTATTCAAGGTTCGACCTTAAAAACTGTCCTACTGCCCGGGGCAGGTAAAGGTGGTGTGCTGGCAGGCAAACAAAAAATCATACTCAGTTGCCCAACAGGCAAGTGAAATATAAGAAAGATCCCCAGAAATACTTCTCAGAAAATCATGTACCGTTTTTGTTGCTATACTGCATTGCAATATTTCATCGCATCACCATGTTACATTTAGGCAACCAAATATTGGGTTCGGGCAAGTAAAAATATAGTTGGCAAGTGCTGTACAAAATTAAGTCAAGCCCTGGCATTGAAAACGAAAACTATAGCACGCACCTTCCTAAAACAATCCGAACAGAACTAAGGTAACCGAGTACCTTTATAAATATTGAAACATATCGCTGAAAACTTGCGGGATGAGCAGGCAGACAGACTTTGCAGACGGAAGGTTAGATGGACAGAATGTTTTAACGAGTGTATACAAACAAATGATGCAATCAATCTCAGCAAAGAGGGAAAGACGTATACGGCAAGTATATTTcggtttagaaaaaaaaatctacttaaaACAAACCTTCACCACATAATAGGATAATAGCAAAGTTTCCATTTTTGTATACTTACATAAAGAGTCGCTGCCAAGTGCTCCTGGCATAAGGACACATAAGACAAACGCCCTGATACACATTGTTGGGTCCATTCTCGTCTTTTTGgataatgtctgaaataaaaatttaagttgAACATAGGTAGTAAATATTCAAATACGAACACATTCATGAAAGTGAACTACTTTGAGCCCATATGAtagagaaaaaatgtttaaatttcacactatttattatatatactgaaGGACTACAAAAACACTGGGAGCACGGCTCTGCGGGTAAAGcatgattttatttgtaaaagacgcgccacagaataactgtattcttttctATTTCCATGATGAATAATACATGACTAGCACgcaaaaattgagaaatacaattatttagtttcaaattgacagtgaaatattaggccaagacaatgtgttaaatgtcttaacatattaataaatttatGTAGCAATATGCACAGTACTAGGTGTATTAAATttagtttagatcacactttgatTTTGCGTTGTAAATTAGttaattttgtgtgtttttaaagctatactgaaaagaaattgactaaataagtttgcagatgaagttgtgaaaacattcaTTCGGGAGGAGCCTAAATTGTCCACATATCAGCTCGAAGTATAGCTGTATACCAGTTTTATCAGAacgattttcacgaagttcatgcgGGAGGAAAAGGTatgtcactaggttgtggtgtttacatgtttaaaataacattcgaattttaaaaaaaagttaagacAAATCATGACAAAGAGAAGAGGACGTCTTTATCCAATCATATCTTAGAAATAAATCAATATCTACTTTTCAGGTGGTAAAATCAATAAAACAATCGCATAAGCcgtttttgttcaaatttcaacGTTATTTGGGGTATATTAGGAAGGATTTACAAGTGAATATATCACTGACAatttataagattttaaaaatgcttcaaatgtttgtaccacatttaaaaaaaaaatgaagatacaTCATTGGCAGCCCAAAAAAACGCCAGTCATTgcaaagaatatatttcaagggagataattttatctgaaaaaaaaaagtttggcaatgtgagtgatatagagaaatatctcactaatattttttcagtatttcaccagttagcataaaacgaatttgtttattttataggaAATTATTCTACATTTCTGCCGTAAAATTACTTGTTTATAAGTTTAATCATAAACTGTTGCCTTTACATACTAGTAGCAATTTTTAACTTTGCAACGGAAGACATTTTGGTATTTCAAAGCACGACTGCGTTGctaaacaacaaaaagaaaatgagaTGCTCGTTTTCTTTTAAACACAAAACTTTCGAGGCGAATATGGAAATGAACTCTTCATTTACAACTAtagctattttaaaaaaattatacggTTAATCTGGTCAGTTGTAACTTTATGCTAAATACAATAATATCGAGACAGCGGACCTAGTACTATGTCTTACAACGTCCAATgtactttaaaatatattcaaatgcattatttattaaatcaCCCTCGATGCTGTAAAAGTCGTAACTGAGCATTTTTAGatatcaaaatcaaagaaaaaaaacttaccttTACTGAGCTGTTCCGTGTGTGACTACAAATAGATTTGTCCTGTCTGTTATATAGACATTATTTCCCGCGAAAAACTGCATGCCTTTCTCGCATACCCCGTGAAGTTAatgcaaatttaaatgaaaaggcCAAGAACTAATTTTGTGTTTCCAGTAACTTTCACATAATGCTTCGAATGTTGACAGAGAAAgttgtggggggaggggggagtgagagagagagggagatagagagagagagagagagagctattttgcaaaataaatatgggctattccatgagaaaacctgtattagtgacatgatatgtTTATTGCGTAATAattagtttaaaatactggaaaaattattgtgtttttttttatgttcatgcagaaacttt is a window from the Mercenaria mercenaria strain notata chromosome 7, MADL_Memer_1, whole genome shotgun sequence genome containing:
- the LOC123554994 gene encoding uncharacterized protein LOC123554994; this translates as MDPTMCIRAFVLCVLMPGALGSDSLSYDCTSNNEVHISGFPPNSYYYAMQNSTQCNVTSTGAQSITISGCAKDSEILLTYGSYSGMEAYSLHGGKYVVAVKVTCNEIPLTGNVHNVSEIFSANLTIGETQSVDPSYNITSALSSYYVTVGDQIIWTISFPVQYTLEVTECTASPGTSYDAVDKVDLISIGGCHVSTELISNFTDNGNGTASAIIDAFKFYSNDQVFLTCDLKVCPSGSTQCDTQCAGSRKREVGDIFKRSAPGPDIEGFYPRNVHNVLTVLIPNENSAITVTPVGWTFVLTLIFVLCNRLSSAF